Proteins encoded within one genomic window of Megalopta genalis isolate 19385.01 chromosome 10, iyMegGena1_principal, whole genome shotgun sequence:
- the ssh gene encoding protein phosphatase Slingshot isoform X4 — MVTRGSVNVTIFIVLSVILWILENLRKRNTIFANIARATRSALQTLHKVSSKAREQNYFLGGLSHDWVSYYEERIESDRSCLNEWHAMDNLESRRPPSPDSVRTKPRERDETERVIRSTLKEIMMSVDLDEVTSKYIRGRLEEDLDMDLGEFKPFIDQEMLTILGQMDAPTEIFDHVYLGSEWNASNLEELQKNGVRHILNVTREIDNFFPGMFTYLNVRVYDDEKTDLLKHWDDTFKYITKAKKEGSKVLVHCKMGVSRSASVVIAYAMKAYNWDFSQAWKHVKEKRNCIKPNNSFLLQLETYQGILDAMKNKEKLQRSKSDTNLKSPTSTKDQLKKEEKSGNAGSGLQTVSGLELKKTSQRPKSWSPNLTTTENMLPSVPLSQSLESIDKTGSTEVTREDLLRSTNQKSDMAQEARNVLMPFGNGQSYSVSQNKIVHLPSPSPDIPSVKNRIIKLETQGQKRKGLVLNLTSQFEGVNSKPSSPTSDSDNKPRAQSPIAGVQENGLVAQQTSEAKQDVWDPGDKEPAKKTESGNNSECLVWTASSDATCTNLCSNDKTNDEVSAESECVAIMTMCPAAIAAAAAAAVAAGRKPRKDGDPFSTQVDRVFDREERHGEPVTRDSPSRQSSWNSYDSAVVLENNSVHSSWATLPSRNSSWGSYDLRSSDPLGSSGLFPYDKEEIPWHPGTVKRTKQKLEENTSSGTVKRVCTQTSDPESKERLPVEEESFNPVLLHRAGSPTSRSRDSSPSQENNFKVDAKGTVRNSPSPIRGIDISSPSIRQVGRLSTSAPEPSSLSSESDLPAALRSCRSESETSSPCVVNTTQCPSVKHHKMVLENLNNKSIYNKRCLPVDDSPEAECPRSTSGIVKNLKKEFEAKSTKSDVKIRSLPSSPVIPHNESKIQAPSETKEEEKPAASSQDSTEDRSVRVLVGKFQVKPDSRKSKATVEFSRRSAPINLSSSLFTETTEAPGRPPVPSTSVVPITKKQQQHGRTHPLARLQVRPRHNSPVYNTM, encoded by the exons GTCGGCCTTGCAGACGTTGCACAAGGTTTCGAGTAAGGCGCGCGAACAGAACTACTTCCTGGGTGGCCTGTCACACGACTGGGTCAGTTACTATGAAGAACGAATCGAGAGCGATCGCTCGTGTCTCAACGAGTGGCATGCTATGGACAATCTGGAATCCCGAAGACCACCGTCACCGGACAGCGTACGCACCAA GCCCAGAGAAAGGGACGAGACTGAACGCGTGATCCGGTCGACGTTGAAGGAGATCATGATGTCCGTAGACCTCGACGAGGTGACCTCGAAGTACATTCGAGGTCGTCTCGAGGAAGATCTCGATATGGATCTCGGGGAGTTTAAGCCATTCATCGATCAGGAAATGCTGACCATTCTGGGTCAAATGGACGCGCCGACTGAAATATTCGACCATGTTTATCTAGGAAGCGAGTGGAACGCGAGCAACTTGGAGGAGCTCCAAAAGAATGG CGTTAGGCACATCCTGAACGTGACCAGGGAGATCGACAACTTCTTTCCGGGCATGTTCACGTACTTGAACGTTCGTGTCTACGACGACGAGAAGACGGACTTACTGAAACACTGGGACGACACGTTCAAGTACATCACCAAGGCGAAGAAAGAGGGCTCGAAGGTGTTGGTGCACTGCAAAATGGGTGTCTCCAGATCCGCGTCGGTGGTGATTGCGTACGCGATGAAGGCGTACAACTGGGACTTCTCTCAGGCGTGGAAACACGTGAAGGAGAAGCGGAACTGCATCAAGCCCAACAACAGCTTCCTGCTGCAGCTGGAGACCTACCAGGGTATCTTGGACGCCATGAAGAACAAGGAGAAGCTACAACGATCGAAGTCGGACACGAACCTGAAGTCACCTACGTCGACGAAGGACCAGCTGAAAAAGGAAGAGAAGTCGGGTAACGCAGGTAGCGGCCTGCAAACCGTGTCGGGGCTCGAGCTGAAAAAAACGAGCCAGAGGCCGAAGAGTTGGTCGCCGAATCTGACCACCACTGAAAATATGTTACCTTCTG TTCCGCTGTCACAGTCGCTGGAAAGCATAGACAAGACCGGAAGCACGGAAGTGACTCGGGAGGATCTTCTCCGGTCTACGAACCAGAAGTCGGACATGGCTCAGGAGGCACGGAACGTTCTGATGCCATTCGGGAACGGTCAGTCGTACAGCGTTTCGCAGAACAAGATCGTTCATTTGCCGAGCCCTTCGCCCGATATACCGAGCGTCAAGAATAGAATCATCAAGCTGGAGACGCAAGGGCAGAAGCGGAAAGGTCTGGTGCTGAACCTGACGAGTCAGTTCGAAGGTGTGAACAGCAAGCCGTCTTCCCCGACTTCGGACAGCGACAATAAGCCGCGGGCGCAGAGCCCGATCGCCGGTGTACAGGAGAACGGTCTGGTAGCGCAGCAGACGTCGGAGGCGAAACAGGACGTCTGGGACCCCGGTGACAAGGAGCCAGCCAAGAAAACGGAGAGTGGTAACAATAGTGAATGTCTAGTCTGGACTGCATCGTCCGATGCAACGTGTACCAATTTGTGTAGTAACGATAAGACTAACGACGAAGTGAGTGCGGAAAGTGAGTGTGTCGCGATAATGACGATGTGCCCGGCAGCGatagcggcggcggcggcggcagcggtgGCGGCGGGCCGGAAACCGAGGAAAGACGGTGACCCGTTCAGCACGCAGGTGGACAGAGTGTTCGACCGGGAGGAGAGGCACGGAGAACCGGTCACGAGGGACTCTCCGAGCCGGCAAAGCTCGTGGAACAGTTATGACAGTGCCGTGGTCCTGGAGAACAACTCGGTACACAGTTCCTGGGCGACGCTACCGTCGAGGAACAGTTCCTGGGGCTCGTATGACCTACGATCATCGGACCCCCTTGGCTCTAGCGGTTTGTTTCCTTACGACAAGGAAGAGATACCTTGGCACCCAGGCACGGTGAAGCGCACCAAGCAGAAGCTCGAGGAGAACACATCCTCGGGAACGGTAAAGCGCGTGTGCACACAGACCTCGGACCCCGAGAGCAAGGAGCGACTGCCCGTCGAGGAGGAATCGTTCAATCCTGTGCTGTTGCACCGGGCGGGATCCCCTACCTCGCGGAGCAGGGACTCCTCGCCTAGCCAAGAGAATAATTTTAAGGTCGACGCGAAAGGAACTGTTAGAAACTCGCCGAGTCCCATTAGGGGAATCGACATCTCGTCTCCCTCGATCCGTCAGGTCGGCAGACTGTCGACGAGCGCGCCGGAGCCGTCCTCGCTCTCCTCGGAATCGGACCTCCCGGCGGCGTTGAGGTCCTGCAGATCGGAGAGCGAGACCTCCAGCCCCTGCGTCGTCAACACCACTCAGTGTCCTTCCGTGAAGCATCACAAGATGGTTCTGGAGAATCTTAATAACAAGTCGATTTACAATAAGCGTTGTCTGCCTGTCGACGACTCGCCGGAGGCCGAGTGCCCGCGAAGCACCTCCGGCATCGTCAAGAATCTCAAGAAGGAGTTCGAAGCGAAGTCCACCAAGTCGGATGTCAAGATCCGAAGTCTGCCCTCGTCGCCGGTGATCCCGCACAATGAATCCAAGATTCAGGCCCCGTCCGAAaccaaagaagaagaaaagccGGCCGCGTCGTCGCAGGACAGCACGGAGGACCGGTCGGTCCGCGTTCTCGTCGGCAAGTTTCAGGTGAAGCCGGACTCGAGGAAGTCGAAAGCCACTGTTGAATTCAGTAGAAGGTCGGCGCCGATCAACCTGTCGTCCTCTTTGTTCACCGAGACGACGGAAGCACCTGGCAGGCCGCCGGTTCCCTCGACCAGCGTCGTCCCGATCACCAAGAAGCAACAACAGCACGGCAGGACGCATCCTCTTGCCAGGCTGCAGGTCAGGCCTAGGCATAATAGTCCGGTTTACAACACCATGTAA